The following proteins are co-located in the Ailuropoda melanoleuca isolate Jingjing chromosome 13, ASM200744v2, whole genome shotgun sequence genome:
- the G6PC3 gene encoding glucose-6-phosphatase 3 isoform X2 — protein MESTLGAGIAMAEALQNQLPWLENVWLWVTFLGDPKSLFLFYFPAAYYASRRVGIAVLWISLITEWLNLVFKWFLFGDRPFWWVHESGYYSQAPAQVHQFPSSCETGPGSPSGHCMITGAALWPIMTAVSSQLATRTHRCCPGLADDPPGAHGAGAKFLWIDLAGPLAGCQPHLLDPLYTGPGSFLVHQPGLQVV, from the exons ATGGAGTCCACGCTGGGCGCGGGCATCGCGATGGCCGAGGCGCTGCAAAACCAACTGCCTTGGTTGGAGAACGTGTGGCTCTGGGTCACCTTTCTGGGCGATCCCAAGAGCCTCTTTCTGTTCTACTTCCCCGCGGCCTACTACGCCTCCCGCCGCGTGGGCATCGCGGTGCTCTGGATCAGCCTCATCACCGAGTGGCTCAACCTCGTCTTCAAGTG GTTTCTGTTTGGAGACAGGCCCTTTTGGTGGGTCCATGAGTCTGGGTACTAcagccaggccccagcccaggtTCACCAGTTCCCCTCTTCTTGTGAAACTGGTCCAG GCAGCCCTTCTGGACACTGCATGATCACAGGAGCAGCCCTCTGGCCCATCATGACGGCCGTCTCTTCCCAGCTGGCCACTCGGACCCACAG GTGCTGTCCTGGGCTGGCTGATGACCCCCCGGGTGCCCATGGAGCGGGAGCTAAGTTTCTATGGATTGACCTCGCTGGCCCTCTTGCTGGGTGCCAGCCTCATCTATTGGACCCTCTTTACACTGGGCCTGGATCTTTCTTG GTCCATCAGCCTGGCCTCCAAGTGGTGTGA
- the G6PC3 gene encoding glucose-6-phosphatase 3 isoform X1: MESTLGAGIAMAEALQNQLPWLENVWLWVTFLGDPKSLFLFYFPAAYYASRRVGIAVLWISLITEWLNLVFKWFLFGDRPFWWVHESGYYSQAPAQVHQFPSSCETGPGSPSGHCMITGAALWPIMTAVSSQLATRTHSHWVRVIPSLAYCTFLLAVGLSRIFLLAHFPHQVLAGLITGAVLGWLMTPRVPMERELSFYGLTSLALLLGASLIYWTLFTLGLDLSWSISLASKWCERPEWVHMDSRPFASLSRDSGAALGLGIALHSPCYAQVRRAYLGHGQKIACLVLAMGLLGPLDWLGHPPQISLFYIFNFLKYTLWPCLVLALVPWVVHTFSAQETPPVRSS; the protein is encoded by the exons ATGGAGTCCACGCTGGGCGCGGGCATCGCGATGGCCGAGGCGCTGCAAAACCAACTGCCTTGGTTGGAGAACGTGTGGCTCTGGGTCACCTTTCTGGGCGATCCCAAGAGCCTCTTTCTGTTCTACTTCCCCGCGGCCTACTACGCCTCCCGCCGCGTGGGCATCGCGGTGCTCTGGATCAGCCTCATCACCGAGTGGCTCAACCTCGTCTTCAAGTG GTTTCTGTTTGGAGACAGGCCCTTTTGGTGGGTCCATGAGTCTGGGTACTAcagccaggccccagcccaggtTCACCAGTTCCCCTCTTCTTGTGAAACTGGTCCAG GCAGCCCTTCTGGACACTGCATGATCACAGGAGCAGCCCTCTGGCCCATCATGACGGCCGTCTCTTCCCAGCTGGCCACTCGGACCCACAG cCACTGGGTGAGGGTGATACCTAGCCTGGCTTACTGCACCTTCCTACTGGCTGTCGGCCTGTCCCGGATCTTCCTCTTAGCACACTTCCCTCACCAGGTGTTGGCTGGTCTAATAACCG GTGCTGTCCTGGGCTGGCTGATGACCCCCCGGGTGCCCATGGAGCGGGAGCTAAGTTTCTATGGATTGACCTCGCTGGCCCTCTTGCTGGGTGCCAGCCTCATCTATTGGACCCTCTTTACACTGGGCCTGGATCTTTCTTG GTCCATCAGCCTGGCCTCCAAGTGGTGTGAGCGGCCTGAGTGGGTGCACATGGATAGCCGGCCCTTTGCCTCCCTGAGCCGCGACTCCGGGGCCGCCCTGGGTCTGGGCATTGCCCTGCACTCTCCCTGCTATGCCCAGGTACGGCGGGCATACCTGGGTCACGGCCAGAAGATAGCCTGCCTTGTGCTGGCCATGGGCCTGCTGGGCCCCCTGGACTGGCTGGGCCACCCTCCTCAGATCAGCCTTTTCTACATCTTCAATTTCCTCAAATACACCCTGTGGCCATGCCTCGTCCTGGCCCTTGTGCCCTGGGTCGTGCACACGTTCAGTGCCCAGGAAACACCACCTGTCCGCTCTTCCTGA